In Hahella sp. HNIBRBA332, the genomic window CGTGATCGGGGTTCCTGGCATGATATCCCGGAAGATGTCGGCGCCCGTTGGAATCACGAGTTGGCGGATCGTTTCAAAATCCTGTGTGAAAAGCACCCGGTTTTGAAAAACACCAACAACGTGAACCACCTGGGAACCCTGGGAACCGGTAACCACTTCATCGAAGTGTGTCTGGATGAGAACAACGACGTATGGATTATGCTGCATTCCGGTTCCCGCGGCGTTGGGAATCGTATCGGCGAGCATTTCATCAAGCTGGCGAAGAAGGAAATGGAGCGCTTCTTCGTAAACCTGCCGGATAAAGATCTGGCGTATCTGGCGGAAGGAACCGATTACTTCAACGACTATGTGCATGCCGTTGGCTGGGCGCAGGATTTCGCGCGCATTAACCGTCAGGCGATGATGCAACGGGCGCTGAACGCCCTGGCGGTTACGTTGAACAAGCCGGTAATCGCCGAGCTGGAAGCGGTGAACTGTCACCATAACTATGTGCAGAAGGAAAACCACTACGGAAAAAACGTGTGGTTAACCCGTAAAGGCGCAGTAAGCGCACAGGAAGGTCAGCTGGGAATTATCCCAGGCAGCATGGGAGCCCGCTCCTACATCGTGCGCGGAAAAGGCAACGCGGAAAGCTTCTGTAGCTGTAGCCACGGCGCAGGAAGAGTGATGTCCCGCACCGAGGCGAAAAAGCGCGTATCCGTAGAGGAGCACGCTCGCGCCACGGCGCATGTGGAATGCCGAAAAGATGCGGCGGTAGTGGACGAAACGCCTTCCGCTTACAAAGACATCGACGCCGTGATGGCGGCGCAGTCCGACCTGGTT contains:
- a CDS encoding RtcB family protein, whose translation is MMQSTKPKMPYEVTNVEKGVPIKSWTNGVPFEPEARKQLKNIASLPFIHKWVAAMPDVHLGKGATIGSVIPTSGAIIPAAVGVDIGCGMMAVKTDVHATQLPDSLGPLRSAIEAAIPHGRQPGRRDRGSWHDIPEDVGARWNHELADRFKILCEKHPVLKNTNNVNHLGTLGTGNHFIEVCLDENNDVWIMLHSGSRGVGNRIGEHFIKLAKKEMERFFVNLPDKDLAYLAEGTDYFNDYVHAVGWAQDFARINRQAMMQRALNALAVTLNKPVIAELEAVNCHHNYVQKENHYGKNVWLTRKGAVSAQEGQLGIIPGSMGARSYIVRGKGNAESFCSCSHGAGRVMSRTEAKKRVSVEEHARATAHVECRKDAAVVDETPSAYKDIDAVMAAQSDLVEVVHTLRQVVCVKG